The following DNA comes from Candidatus Aegiribacteria sp..
ATCTTCGATCCCGGTCAGCGTACCGAGGAAACTCTTTCGGGAATGTCCAAGAAGAACTCTGCAACCCAGCCATTTGAATTCCGCAAGCCTGGATATAAGCTCAATATTGTCCTCCAACCTTTTACCAAAACCTATTCCCGGATCAACGATAATTAGCTCTCTTGATATCCCCGACTTGGATGCCGAGTCAATTCGCTTTTCAAAGAATTCATACACTTCTTCCACCACATTACTATATCCAGGATTTTCCTGCATGATATTTGGTGTTCCCTGCATATGCATCATAACTATCGGGATACCTGCCTTCGCGACAACTCCCGACATTTCCGGATCGGACATGGCTGTCACATCGTTAACCATTTCAGCTCCCGCCGAAAGGGCGGCTGCGGCAACCTCCGCGCTTGCTGTATCCACTGAAATAACCGCTTTACAGTCAGCCGATAGTTTCTTGAAAACGGGCAGTAACCGTTCAAGTTGAATAGATGAAGGCACAGGCAGGGAGCCTGGCCTTGTGGACTCTGCTCCAATATCTATTATGTCCGCGCCCTGGCTTATCATTAACCTTGCATGTTCAACTGCCGCCTCAACATCCAGATAGTTTCCGCCATCGCTGAAAGAATCGGAAGTAACATTTAAAATACCCATTATCAATGGTCTTCTGCTGAAATCGAGTATTTTACCACGAACCGGTATCTTCTCAGGCAATCCCGGAGAACTGATCAGTGCCCTTCTAAGCTCAATAGCAAGCTCCGGAAGTCCAAACGGCTGACCGGTAAGCGATTCGCACCCCCTCTTTATTTGCTTCGATGTTCCTACGATCAATGCCCTGGTCTCCTTCGTTCTGCAGGAAACCGTCTCTCTGGATACTATGGCATCCGCTCCGCCTGAAAGCATGCATTGTTTAAGAATATTAGCCGCAGTCGAGGGTAACCGACAGGTGGAAAATATTGAAACTCCGCATTTTCCGGAAAGCCTGTCCCAAATCGCAGGATCTGCTCCTATGAGTTCCAGTTCTCTAAGCCACTGATTATCGCTGGAAATATGAAGTTTCCTGATTTTCATCAGATAATTCTTATTGCCCTTCCAATAAGGGAAAGCGCCTCATTTCTCGTTTCAAGCTTTTTAAGGTAACCACGCATGGCCGATGTGACTATTCTTGAATCGCGTTTCTTCACGCCACGAATAGCAAGACACATATGCTCCGCTTCCATGACAACCATGACACCCTTCGCGGAAAGTTCGCTCATCAATCTATCCGCGATTTCGGTTGTAAGCCTCTCCTGAATTGTAGGCCTTGCGGCCATCGTTTCAACAGTTTCAACGATTGATCCAAGACCTGCAATTCTATCATTCGACGGAAGATAGACAACATCACATCTGCCTATAAAGGGAAGAAGATGATGTTCACACATTGAAGAAAAACTGATGTCCTTAACGATTATCAGTTCGTTCTGCCCTTTGCAGGACATGGTTTTGACTGGTTTTATTTCCTCAGGGTTCATACCCCGGCACAGTTCGGCCATTGATCTGGATACACGGTATGGAGTTTCTTTCAAACCTTCTCTGTCAGGGTTCTCCCCCACTCCCTCCAGTATCAGCTTCACTCCCTGCTCTATTTTCTTCAGATCCATCATTTTTATGAACTTCCTCTTCTTTTTCAGAATCATCTTCTGCAGAATCAGCTGTCTCTCTGATCTCCGAAATGGACTGAAGAGAGGGTATAGGATCCATATCAGGGCGGATTTCCTGGAATAAAACACTTATCTCTCTGCTGGAGATCGTTTCCTTTTCCAGGAGTTGTTCAGCTATTCTTTCTACAATGTCCCGGTTATCATTGAGTATTTCAAGAGCTATGCTGTAGGCTTCTTCAACTATCCTCTTGATCTCCGAATCTATCGTTCTGGCTGTATGTTCACTGTAGTCCCTGGTTTTGTTGAATTCCCTTCCAAGGAAGATCGTGTCTCCCGATTCTCCGTGCGTGATGGGTCCGAGTTCATCGCTCATTCCCCACTCACAGACCATCTTCCTCGCAAGTTCGGTTGCCTTTTCAAGGTCATTCCCCGCACCGGTGCTCAGGGTATCAAGGAAGCAAATTTCAGAAGCTCTGCCCCCCATCAGTGTGGCAAGCATACTGTCAAGCTTCCTTTTTGTGTAGGTGTATCTGTCATCGGAAGGAAGGAAACTGGTCAGGCCCATAGCCATACCCCTGGGAACTATTGTAACTTTGTGTATTGGATCCGATTCACGAACAAATATGCCAACTACCGCATGTCCGCTTTCATGGTATGCGGTACACTTCTTCTGATCGGGGCTGATGACGATACTCTTGCGTTCCAGTCCAAGTATGATGCGGTCAATCGCATAGTCGAAATCCTCCTGCTCTACTTTGTTTGCACCCCGTCTTGCAGCCCTCAGAGCAGCTTCATTGGCAAGGCTTTCGAGGTCGGCGCCACTGAAACCGGGAGTACTCCTTGCAACCTTTTCAAGGCTAACCTTCTCATTAACCGGCATTTTACGTGTGTGCACTTTCAGTATGGCTTCCCGGCCCTTTACATCAGGCATGCTCACGACAATCCGCCGGTCAAATCTACCCGGTCTGAGAAGTGCCGGGTCAAGAACATCGGGACGGTTGGTGGCCGCCATAACTATGACTCCGGCATTTTCCTCGAAGCCGTCCATCTCAACAAGAAGGGCATTGAGAGTTTGTTCCCTTTCATCGTGCCCCCCTCCGAGCCCGGCTCCTCTGTGTCTTCCAACAGCATCGATTTCATCGATGAAAATAATGCATGGCGATTTGGATTTTCCCTGAACGAAAAGATCTCTGACCCTGCTTGCACCTACTCCAACGAACATCTCAACAAAATCGGAGCCGCTCATGGAGTAGAACGGAACTTTTGCTTCTCCCGCAACCGCTTTTGCCAGGAGGGTCTTACCTGTTCCAGGCCTTCCAATCAAAATCACTCCCTTGGGAACTTTCCCCCCCAGACGGCGGAACTTCTCAGGCTTTTTAAGGAATTCTATCACTTCCAGCAGTTCGTCCTTTGCTTCATTCACTCCGGCAACATCTTCAAAGGTAATCTGAGGCTTGTCGCTGGAAAACAGCTTTGCTCTGCTTTTGCCGAACGAAAAGGCCTTACTGCCTCCTCCAGCTTTTCTCATGAAATAGATGAAAAAACCAATAAGAAGCAGGAAAGGAATGAAGGACAGAATCTGAGCAAGCAGTTCATTTGGCGGTTTTGCGGTTACGAGTACATTATGAGCTGCCAGCGAATCAAGTACTCCTGTGTTCTCAAAAGGAATGAAGCTTGTGAAGCTGCTGTATTCAACTCCGTCCTTAATTACGGGAAAAGTGAATTCCCCGTTTATTGATCCACCTGTTTCTATAACGACTGATTTCACCTTGTCCCGGTTGATGTAATCCATCAGACCTGAATCACCTGAATAGGGAATCTCGATACTGTCAACGCCGGTATCGAAAAGCTGAAATACAGTGAACGCTATCAGAGCCATCAACAGCCACATAGTAAGAGTTTTAATCGAACATCCTGAAGTTATCGGCTTTAAAGGCATTCTGCCCGGCTGTTGTTTATCATCCTTATTATTCATAAAACTCCTGGTTTTTCATTCCTTAAGTGCTACAATATGGGGAAGATTTCGATCAAAACCCCCCGGACTATCCAGTCCGTATCCGAACACGAATCTGTCAGGAATGTTGAATACGCACCTGTCAATCTCTACATCAACCTTCCGTCTGATTTCTTTATCAAGCAGCACAATCGTACGAAGGGAGGTTGGATTTCTTGATTTAATCAGATTTTGAATATACGCCAGCGTAAGTCCCGTGTCTACAATATCCTCTACAAGCAGGACATCCCGACCAGAGAGAGGCAGGGTCGTATCAAGGGTAAGACGGACTTCTCCGGAAGACTTCGTCTGTTCGCCGTAGCTTGCCGCGCCAAGAAATTCGATCTGCAGATCAACATCC
Coding sequences within:
- the folP gene encoding dihydropteroate synthase, with the protein product MKIRKLHISSDNQWLRELELIGADPAIWDRLSGKCGVSIFSTCRLPSTAANILKQCMLSGGADAIVSRETVSCRTKETRALIVGTSKQIKRGCESLTGQPFGLPELAIELRRALISSPGLPEKIPVRGKILDFSRRPLIMGILNVTSDSFSDGGNYLDVEAAVEHARLMISQGADIIDIGAESTRPGSLPVPSSIQLERLLPVFKKLSADCKAVISVDTASAEVAAAALSAGAEMVNDVTAMSDPEMSGVVAKAGIPIVMMHMQGTPNIMQENPGYSNVVEEVYEFFEKRIDSASKSGISRELIIVDPGIGFGKRLEDNIELISRLAEFKWLGCRVLLGHSRKSFLGTLTGIEDPSEREAGTHAVTALSSNCADIVRVHDVKGTMQVLQVSREFGQRI
- the folE gene encoding GTP cyclohydrolase I FolE — encoded protein: MMDLKKIEQGVKLILEGVGENPDREGLKETPYRVSRSMAELCRGMNPEEIKPVKTMSCKGQNELIIVKDISFSSMCEHHLLPFIGRCDVVYLPSNDRIAGLGSIVETVETMAARPTIQERLTTEIADRLMSELSAKGVMVVMEAEHMCLAIRGVKKRDSRIVTSAMRGYLKKLETRNEALSLIGRAIRII
- the ftsH gene encoding ATP-dependent zinc metalloprotease FtsH; the protein is MWLLMALIAFTVFQLFDTGVDSIEIPYSGDSGLMDYINRDKVKSVVIETGGSINGEFTFPVIKDGVEYSSFTSFIPFENTGVLDSLAAHNVLVTAKPPNELLAQILSFIPFLLLIGFFIYFMRKAGGGSKAFSFGKSRAKLFSSDKPQITFEDVAGVNEAKDELLEVIEFLKKPEKFRRLGGKVPKGVILIGRPGTGKTLLAKAVAGEAKVPFYSMSGSDFVEMFVGVGASRVRDLFVQGKSKSPCIIFIDEIDAVGRHRGAGLGGGHDEREQTLNALLVEMDGFEENAGVIVMAATNRPDVLDPALLRPGRFDRRIVVSMPDVKGREAILKVHTRKMPVNEKVSLEKVARSTPGFSGADLESLANEAALRAARRGANKVEQEDFDYAIDRIILGLERKSIVISPDQKKCTAYHESGHAVVGIFVRESDPIHKVTIVPRGMAMGLTSFLPSDDRYTYTKRKLDSMLATLMGGRASEICFLDTLSTGAGNDLEKATELARKMVCEWGMSDELGPITHGESGDTIFLGREFNKTRDYSEHTARTIDSEIKRIVEEAYSIALEILNDNRDIVERIAEQLLEKETISSREISVLFQEIRPDMDPIPSLQSISEIRETADSAEDDSEKEEEVHKNDGSEENRAGSEADTGGSGGEP
- the hpt gene encoding hypoxanthine phosphoribosyltransferase encodes the protein MTSNDWEVLISSDHIQEGIQKLGAELTKIYTGKKIVVIPLLRGGFMFAADLVRYMDVDLQIEFLGAASYGEQTKSSGEVRLTLDTTLPLSGRDVLLVEDIVDTGLTLAYIQNLIKSRNPTSLRTIVLLDKEIRRKVDVEIDRCVFNIPDRFVFGYGLDSPGGFDRNLPHIVALKE